The following nucleotide sequence is from bacterium.
ATGTAAAACAGTATCAAACTATTGCCCTCCTGGGAGATACGGGAATTTCTACCGGACCTCACGTTCACTTTGAAATTTGCAAAAATGGCCAGACGGTTGATCCTTC
It contains:
- a CDS encoding M23 family metallopeptidase, with the protein product VKQYQTIALLGDTGISTGPHVHFEICKNGQTVDPSRYVGR